A section of the Chryseobacterium ginsenosidimutans genome encodes:
- a CDS encoding BON domain-containing protein, translating into MKANTKLQREVQDAIAWEPLLHAAEIGVTVKDGVVSLTGIVDSYAKKAEAENAAKKVAGVKALVEDIEVKFPSSWKKTDAEVATEVLNAFKSNYAIPDNNIKIKVEDGWVTLEGELPWHYQKEEAIRAVKHLIGVKGVISNIKIKSETDDPIQKKDIEDALKRSSIYDNEIKVSVLGTTVTLKGTANSLYQKEEAGRIAWKTPGICNVKNELEVNYEYDFY; encoded by the coding sequence ATGAAAGCAAACACAAAATTACAGAGAGAGGTTCAGGATGCCATTGCATGGGAACCTTTATTACACGCAGCAGAGATTGGTGTCACCGTAAAAGATGGTGTGGTTTCTCTTACAGGAATAGTTGACAGTTATGCAAAAAAAGCAGAGGCAGAAAATGCAGCCAAAAAAGTTGCCGGAGTAAAAGCTTTAGTTGAGGACATTGAAGTTAAATTTCCAAGCTCATGGAAAAAAACGGATGCCGAAGTTGCAACAGAAGTATTAAACGCTTTTAAATCAAACTATGCTATTCCTGATAACAATATCAAGATAAAAGTTGAGGATGGCTGGGTTACTTTAGAAGGGGAATTACCTTGGCATTACCAAAAAGAAGAAGCCATAAGAGCAGTAAAACATCTTATCGGTGTAAAGGGTGTGATTAGTAATATTAAAATCAAATCAGAAACAGATGATCCGATACAAAAAAAAGATATTGAAGATGCACTGAAAAGAAGTTCAATCTATGATAATGAAATTAAAGTATCTGTTTTAGGAACAACAGTAACTTTAAAAGGAACTGCAAATTCATTGTATCAAAAAGAAGAAGCAGGCCGTATTGCCTGGAAAACTCCCGGTATATGCAACGTAAAAAATGAACTGGAAGTTAATTATGAGTACGATTTTTATTAA
- a CDS encoding Dps family protein, with protein sequence MKIQIGIADNHRQAVADELIKILADENVLHMKTKNAHWNVEGADFYDKHIFFEAQSEQLQKIINCTAERIRSIGHLVPATLQSYLNLTHLTEQEGEKNNSQTLITELLKDHESLIIKLREHVMCCTDDFHDITTGHFIIRLIETHQKMAWYLRSYLL encoded by the coding sequence ATGAAAATACAAATAGGAATAGCAGACAATCATCGACAGGCAGTTGCTGATGAACTGATAAAAATACTGGCAGATGAAAACGTTTTGCATATGAAAACAAAAAATGCCCACTGGAATGTTGAAGGAGCTGATTTTTATGATAAACATATCTTTTTTGAAGCCCAATCCGAACAACTGCAGAAAATAATAAACTGTACTGCAGAAAGAATCCGCTCTATCGGGCATCTTGTACCAGCAACTTTACAATCATACCTCAACTTAACTCATCTTACCGAACAAGAAGGAGAGAAAAACAACAGCCAGACTTTAATTACAGAACTGTTGAAAGATCATGAAAGTCTTATCATCAAACTTCGTGAGCATGTCATGTGCTGTACAGATGATTTCCATGATATAACAACGGGGCATTTTATAATTCGTCTCATAGAAACACATCAAAAAATGGCCTGGTATTTACGTTCTTATTTATTATGA
- a CDS encoding 1-phosphofructokinase family hexose kinase, producing MDKTILTITLNPSVDKSSSAENIIPEKKLRCNSPKYEAGGGGVNVSRALKRLGVSSDTFFTSGGRTGRLLEELLQAEQLNLVPFHIAAETRENFTVLDTSNNKQYRFGFPGELLTQDEQNKILISVKVVNPFPDFVVISGSLPAETDADVIRLLVNKCKSKGSKVIIDTSGEALKAAVEEGVFLLKPNIGELAVLVGKDKLEEDDVDRAAQLIISQGKAEIVVVSLGSQGAVLFSANEKIQIKAPHVEVKSTVGAGDSMVAGMVSVLVKGGDYKEVLSMGIACGSATTMAEGTGLFTKENVDRLYKEIEKQ from the coding sequence ATGGACAAAACTATTTTGACAATCACATTAAACCCCTCGGTAGACAAGAGCAGCAGTGCTGAAAACATCATTCCTGAAAAAAAATTACGTTGTAATTCCCCTAAATATGAGGCAGGAGGAGGTGGAGTCAATGTATCCAGAGCATTAAAAAGATTGGGGGTCTCATCGGACACTTTTTTTACTTCCGGTGGAAGAACGGGCAGATTGCTGGAAGAGTTACTTCAAGCCGAACAACTGAATCTAGTACCTTTCCATATTGCTGCGGAAACCCGGGAAAATTTCACTGTCCTAGATACCTCTAACAACAAGCAATATAGGTTTGGATTCCCCGGAGAACTTTTAACACAAGACGAGCAAAACAAAATTTTAATTAGTGTTAAGGTAGTGAATCCGTTTCCTGATTTTGTAGTAATCAGCGGCAGTTTACCAGCAGAAACCGATGCAGATGTTATAAGATTGCTTGTTAATAAGTGTAAATCAAAGGGTAGTAAAGTGATTATTGATACATCGGGAGAGGCTCTGAAAGCAGCTGTAGAAGAAGGCGTGTTTTTACTAAAACCCAACATAGGGGAGCTTGCGGTTTTAGTTGGAAAAGACAAGCTGGAAGAAGATGATGTAGACCGAGCTGCCCAACTTATCATTTCGCAGGGAAAAGCTGAAATTGTGGTAGTCTCATTAGGATCTCAGGGAGCCGTTTTATTTTCAGCTAATGAAAAAATCCAGATAAAGGCACCTCATGTAGAAGTAAAAAGCACTGTTGGTGCGGGAGACAGCATGGTTGCCGGAATGGTTTCTGTTTTGGTGAAAGGAGGAGATTATAAAGAAGTCCTTTCCATGGGAATCGCTTGTGGATCTGCCACTACAATGGCCGAAGGAACAGGACTTTTTACAAAGGAAAATGTAGATCGTTTATATAAAGAAATTGAAAAACAATAG
- a CDS encoding BON domain-containing protein — MKTDTELQNDLQDAMKWEPLLHSAEIGVIVKNGIVTLTGFVDSYVKKLQAEHAAKKVLGVKVLVENIKVRLPDPRSKTDQEIAGEIIVAFEANSFIPEEKITVKVENGWVDLDGEVSWDYLRDITENAVKYLAGVKGIYNNITVKPQIKDNIDRQDIEKALDRSSIDSSEINVSVSGKTVTLTGTVHTWHQKEEAERVVWKTPGIKDVKNDLAVDYEYDL; from the coding sequence ATGAAAACAGATACAGAATTACAAAATGATCTGCAGGATGCCATGAAATGGGAACCTCTGCTACATTCTGCTGAAATCGGCGTTATTGTAAAAAACGGAATCGTAACCCTTACAGGGTTTGTGGACAGCTATGTAAAAAAACTGCAGGCAGAACATGCCGCAAAAAAAGTTTTGGGAGTAAAGGTGTTAGTAGAAAATATCAAAGTAAGATTACCCGATCCGCGATCAAAAACTGATCAAGAAATTGCCGGTGAAATCATTGTCGCATTTGAAGCAAATTCATTTATTCCCGAAGAAAAAATAACGGTAAAAGTAGAAAATGGTTGGGTGGATTTAGATGGTGAAGTGTCCTGGGATTATTTAAGGGATATTACAGAAAATGCCGTAAAGTATCTCGCCGGAGTTAAGGGTATTTATAATAACATCACTGTCAAGCCGCAAATTAAGGATAATATTGATAGACAGGATATTGAAAAGGCTCTTGACAGAAGCTCAATTGACAGCAGTGAAATCAATGTATCAGTATCCGGTAAAACTGTTACGTTAACAGGGACGGTACACACCTGGCATCAAAAAGAAGAAGCTGAACGTGTTGTTTGGAAAACACCGGGTATAAAAGATGTTAAAAATGATTTAGCAGTGGATTATGAGTATGATCTTTAA
- a CDS encoding MlaE family ABC transporter permease encodes MQTYFKRNLSLVGNISSFSSRFFKEIFKSGFEWKEFVRQCFVVGYQSLALVTITGFIMGLVLTIQSRPAMARFGAESMIPGMVSLSLIREIAPVITALICAGRVSSGIGAELGSMKVTEQIDAMEVSAINPYRYLVVTRTLATTLMIPILVLYADMIGIMGGFIGINMHSESNIEHYFSNIFESLEYTDILPAIIKTFFFGFFIGIIGCYEGFNASGGTKSVGKAANSAVVLASLIIFIIDLIAVQVTDLFFEL; translated from the coding sequence ATGCAAACCTATTTTAAGAGAAACCTGAGTCTCGTAGGCAACATATCTTCATTCTCAAGTCGCTTTTTTAAAGAAATTTTTAAATCTGGATTTGAGTGGAAAGAGTTTGTTCGACAGTGTTTTGTGGTGGGATACCAGTCGTTAGCATTAGTAACCATAACAGGCTTCATCATGGGACTGGTACTCACCATACAGTCGCGTCCGGCTATGGCCAGATTCGGAGCCGAGTCGATGATTCCCGGTATGGTTTCGCTGTCATTAATAAGAGAGATTGCCCCAGTCATTACGGCATTGATCTGTGCTGGAAGAGTTTCGTCAGGAATTGGAGCTGAATTAGGCTCTATGAAAGTAACGGAACAAATTGATGCCATGGAAGTTTCAGCGATCAACCCCTATCGGTATCTGGTGGTAACCAGAACCTTGGCTACAACATTGATGATCCCTATTTTAGTCTTATATGCTGATATGATCGGAATCATGGGTGGCTTTATCGGCATTAATATGCACAGCGAAAGCAATATAGAACATTATTTTTCTAACATATTTGAATCCCTGGAATACACAGATATTTTACCGGCTATCATTAAAACCTTTTTTTTCGGTTTTTTTATCGGGATTATTGGCTGCTATGAAGGCTTTAATGCTTCCGGAGGAACAAAAAGTGTAGGAAAAGCCGCAAATTCAGCCGTAGTTTTAGCCTCATTGATAATTTTTATCATTGATTTGATCGCAGTGCAGGTAACCGATTTATTTTTTGAATTGTGA
- a CDS encoding ABC transporter ATP-binding protein, with amino-acid sequence MENKENFITEDQEFPSCEPLIEFNNVYKSYGSNKVLNGISFSVKRGENLVILGRSGSGKSVAVKCLVGLTKVDKGEIFISGKNITKLNEEELNRTRMKIGFLFQNGALYDSMTVRENLIFTLQHNHKDLTEQEMASAVKEALQNVGLEEAIDQLPAELSGGMRKRIGLARALIIKPEIIIYDEPTAGLDTITAREIIELIRKIKLKYDTSSIIITHDLTCAKYTGDRIIVLKDGIIRAEGSYKEIENNTDDWVKSFFEK; translated from the coding sequence ATGGAAAATAAGGAAAATTTTATCACCGAAGATCAGGAATTTCCAAGCTGCGAACCATTGATAGAATTTAATAATGTTTACAAATCGTATGGTAGTAATAAGGTATTAAACGGCATCAGCTTTTCCGTTAAAAGAGGAGAAAACCTGGTCATATTAGGGAGATCCGGCTCAGGTAAGTCCGTTGCTGTTAAATGCCTTGTCGGTCTCACTAAAGTAGATAAAGGGGAAATATTTATATCAGGAAAGAATATAACAAAGCTCAATGAGGAAGAACTTAACCGGACCAGGATGAAAATTGGTTTTCTGTTCCAAAACGGCGCTTTATATGACTCAATGACCGTCCGGGAGAATTTGATCTTTACATTACAGCACAATCATAAGGACCTTACGGAGCAGGAAATGGCATCTGCTGTTAAAGAAGCATTACAAAATGTAGGACTGGAAGAAGCTATTGATCAATTGCCGGCAGAACTGTCCGGAGGGATGAGAAAGAGAATTGGACTGGCAAGAGCATTAATCATTAAACCGGAAATTATAATATATGATGAACCGACCGCAGGTTTAGATACCATCACAGCCCGTGAGATCATTGAGCTCATCCGAAAAATCAAACTTAAATATGATACCTCATCCATTATCATCACACATGATTTAACCTGTGCGAAATATACAGGTGATAGAATCATCGTCCTTAAGGATGGTATCATAAGAGCTGAGGGCAGCTATAAAGAAATAGAAAACAACACCGATGATTGGGTAAAATCATTTTTTGAAAAATAA
- a CDS encoding MlaD family protein, whose translation MKNNTAAMSNESSNNWKLGIFVTAGILLFITAIYFIGVNRNLFGSNFVLRSEFKNVSGLKQGSNVRLSGISIGTVNKIDFISDSLVLVKLSIRKDVQKYIKTDAVASIASDGLMGDKILIISPGNTSTTIVKDNDMIASYKTIEIDDLFSSVKKSADNAKRITEELVEFSGKMNNKNSLLTKIMTDKDLALRTDKTIENLQISTQELAKFTPKLNNKNGTITKIFTDKKWSDNLETSISNLQNSSREISIFTTKLNDKNNVLSQLSSNDTLAISIEKTLRNLGKSSDDLIKFTSKINNEENVLSKLTDNPKLGKSVDSTIINIEKGVGELREIETAAKNNFLLRGYFNKKKKETERQKR comes from the coding sequence TTGAAAAATAACACAGCAGCCATGAGCAACGAGTCATCAAACAACTGGAAATTGGGAATTTTTGTCACAGCAGGCATCCTTCTTTTCATAACAGCCATCTACTTTATTGGGGTCAACAGAAATTTGTTTGGCTCTAATTTCGTTCTGCGTTCAGAATTTAAGAATGTCAGCGGATTAAAGCAGGGCAGTAATGTTCGTCTTTCCGGCATCAGCATAGGAACGGTTAATAAAATAGATTTCATTTCAGATTCATTGGTGCTGGTAAAGCTATCAATTAGAAAGGATGTTCAGAAATATATAAAAACCGATGCGGTTGCCAGTATAGCATCAGACGGATTAATGGGTGATAAAATTCTTATTATTTCGCCTGGCAACACCTCCACTACCATCGTGAAGGATAATGACATGATTGCTTCTTATAAAACCATTGAAATAGATGATTTATTCTCAAGTGTAAAAAAAAGTGCCGACAACGCCAAAAGAATTACCGAAGAGCTCGTAGAGTTTAGTGGTAAAATGAATAACAAGAATAGTTTATTGACAAAAATAATGACCGATAAAGATTTAGCTTTGAGAACTGACAAAACCATAGAAAATCTACAGATAAGCACTCAGGAACTGGCAAAATTCACCCCCAAACTGAATAATAAAAACGGAACCATTACAAAAATATTTACCGATAAGAAGTGGTCAGACAATCTTGAAACCAGCATTTCTAATCTACAGAACAGTTCCCGTGAAATCAGTATTTTCACCACAAAACTCAATGATAAAAATAATGTGCTTTCTCAGTTATCTTCCAACGATACTTTAGCTATTTCAATAGAAAAGACACTCCGCAATCTTGGAAAAAGCTCTGATGATCTTATAAAATTTACTTCAAAAATAAATAATGAAGAGAATGTTTTATCAAAGCTTACCGACAATCCTAAACTTGGCAAGTCAGTAGATTCTACAATCATTAATATTGAAAAAGGTGTCGGTGAACTCAGAGAAATAGAAACCGCCGCGAAGAATAACTTTTTGTTAAGAGGCTATTTTAATAAAAAGAAAAAAGAAACCGAAAGACAAAAAAGATGA
- a CDS encoding inorganic diphosphatase, with the protein MIGNQHPWHDVSSGEHLPQIVTAVIEIPTGSRTKYEIDQPSGLIRLDRILLSSMYYPANYGIIPQTYYSDGDPLDILVLCSESLVPLTLVKARVIGIMEMTDEDKKDHKIIAVAENDSSLLHINDIENLPAYTVKEIQNFFEEYKKLEGKAVKVFGFKSKEDAFTCIEESLMMYIKEIKTKMENI; encoded by the coding sequence ATGATAGGAAACCAACATCCATGGCATGACGTTTCATCAGGAGAGCATCTGCCACAAATAGTTACAGCTGTTATTGAAATACCCACTGGGAGCCGTACAAAATACGAAATAGACCAACCTTCAGGATTAATAAGATTGGATCGAATTCTTTTATCCTCCATGTATTATCCTGCCAATTATGGGATAATACCACAAACTTACTACAGTGACGGAGATCCGTTAGATATTCTTGTTTTGTGTTCGGAAAGTCTTGTTCCGCTTACCTTGGTTAAGGCTAGGGTGATAGGAATAATGGAAATGACAGACGAAGATAAAAAAGACCACAAAATAATAGCTGTGGCTGAAAATGATTCCTCCTTACTGCATATCAATGATATTGAAAACCTGCCGGCTTACACGGTTAAGGAGATTCAGAATTTTTTTGAAGAATATAAAAAATTGGAGGGAAAAGCCGTAAAGGTATTTGGTTTCAAAAGCAAAGAGGATGCTTTCACTTGTATTGAAGAAAGCTTAATGATGTATATCAAAGAAATCAAAACTAAAATGGAAAATATTTGA
- a CDS encoding cation-translocating P-type ATPase, translating to MSYNLPEGLRGLTNDEVDAARLQYGYNRLENIRKNTWFDLLIAIVKEPMLILLIIISLIYVIVGDYGEAAFMFVAIVAVTAISFYQDNRSKKALEELEKLNEPLSTVIRNSKAVEIPTHEIVVGDLCITEEGRIINADGVVVHSNDFSVNESSLTGESFSVFKDSRSEDHMVYGGTVTVSGLAVFKVQKIGKETRVGKIGESILNIKEEISPLQIQIRKFVQWMAIIGIVIFLMVCIFSYIKTGDLVTSLLTGLTLAMSVLPEEIPVAFTTFMALGAWKLMREGIIIKRSSIVETLGSTTVICTDKTGTITENSMKLQHLYNYLSDRVYDVKEFKNDDLSELINYAMWSSEPVPFDPMELTLHKTYEETHKNDVRKEYHMFHEYPLEGKPPMMTHLFENTSKDRIIAAKGAPEAILSVSRLSETEKNKIRGIVKTFGQHGYRVLGVAKCHFEGNSFPKSQQDFDFEFLGLTVFYDPPKKGIKDVFQSIYDAGIKVKVITGDNADTTNAIALQAGIKNDAPAINGSDIIGRSEEELMQISENTVLFTRMFPDAKLATVNALKKKGEVVAMLGDGVNDGPALKAAHIGVAMGNKGTEIAKSAAALVITNDDLEKLIIGIAAGRRIYANIKKAIQYIISIHIPIILTVSLPLFLGWIFPHIFTPVHVIFLELVMGPTCSIVYENEPMEKNTMKQPPRAMGDTFLNLNELGISIVQGVTITLGVLFIYQFTIQHGGSEEKTRAMVFSTLIFANILLSFVNRSFFYSVLESFKNRNPLLIGISALVLMMLLAILYVKPISLFFKVTALSISELGMTVFVAAVSVLWFEIYKYVKRIRKAKA from the coding sequence ATGTCTTACAACTTACCTGAAGGTCTTAGAGGTCTTACAAACGATGAAGTGGACGCTGCCAGACTGCAATATGGATATAATCGCTTAGAGAATATCCGTAAGAATACATGGTTTGATTTGCTTATTGCTATTGTAAAAGAACCTATGCTGATTTTGCTAATCATTATTTCCCTTATTTATGTGATTGTGGGAGATTATGGTGAGGCTGCTTTTATGTTTGTGGCAATTGTGGCGGTGACGGCTATTTCTTTTTATCAGGATAACCGCAGTAAAAAAGCTTTGGAAGAACTTGAAAAACTCAATGAGCCTTTAAGTACGGTTATCAGAAACTCGAAGGCAGTAGAAATTCCGACCCATGAGATTGTCGTAGGTGATTTATGCATCACCGAGGAAGGACGGATTATCAATGCTGATGGAGTCGTTGTTCACAGCAATGATTTTTCCGTAAATGAATCTTCACTTACCGGGGAGAGTTTTTCCGTTTTCAAGGATAGCAGATCTGAGGATCATATGGTTTACGGCGGAACGGTAACGGTTTCGGGGTTAGCCGTTTTTAAAGTACAAAAAATAGGAAAAGAAACACGTGTCGGTAAAATTGGAGAATCCATACTGAATATAAAAGAAGAAATTTCGCCATTGCAGATCCAGATTCGCAAGTTTGTACAATGGATGGCCATTATCGGTATCGTTATTTTTTTGATGGTCTGCATCTTCAGTTATATTAAAACAGGAGATCTGGTGACGAGCCTTCTTACAGGATTAACACTGGCGATGTCTGTACTTCCCGAAGAAATTCCTGTAGCATTTACAACCTTTATGGCTTTGGGTGCGTGGAAACTGATGCGTGAAGGAATTATCATCAAACGCAGCAGTATTGTGGAAACCCTGGGAAGTACCACGGTCATCTGTACCGATAAAACCGGGACCATTACTGAGAACTCAATGAAGCTTCAACATTTATACAACTACCTTTCCGATAGGGTCTATGATGTAAAGGAATTTAAAAATGATGATTTAAGTGAACTGATCAATTATGCCATGTGGAGCAGTGAGCCAGTGCCTTTTGACCCTATGGAACTAACGCTGCACAAAACGTATGAGGAAACTCATAAGAATGATGTAAGAAAAGAGTATCATATGTTTCACGAATATCCGCTTGAAGGCAAACCTCCAATGATGACTCATCTTTTTGAAAACACAAGTAAAGACAGAATCATTGCAGCGAAAGGAGCTCCCGAAGCTATTTTAAGTGTTTCCAGGCTTTCAGAGACTGAAAAAAATAAGATAAGAGGTATTGTAAAAACATTTGGACAGCATGGTTACCGTGTATTGGGCGTTGCAAAGTGTCATTTTGAGGGAAACAGTTTTCCAAAAAGCCAACAGGATTTTGATTTTGAATTTTTAGGACTGACTGTATTTTATGATCCTCCTAAAAAAGGGATAAAAGACGTATTTCAAAGTATTTATGATGCCGGTATTAAAGTGAAAGTCATAACCGGCGATAATGCAGATACGACGAATGCGATTGCGCTTCAGGCAGGAATTAAAAATGATGCTCCCGCAATCAATGGCAGTGATATTATAGGACGTTCTGAAGAAGAATTGATGCAGATCTCGGAAAATACAGTTTTATTTACCAGAATGTTTCCCGATGCCAAGCTTGCGACAGTGAATGCCCTGAAAAAGAAAGGTGAAGTGGTAGCGATGCTAGGAGATGGTGTAAACGACGGTCCTGCGTTGAAAGCTGCCCACATTGGTGTGGCAATGGGAAATAAAGGAACCGAAATTGCCAAATCAGCTGCTGCGCTGGTCATTACGAATGATGACTTAGAAAAACTAATTATAGGAATTGCGGCAGGGAGAAGAATTTATGCCAATATTAAAAAAGCGATTCAGTATATTATTTCCATTCATATTCCTATAATTCTGACGGTTTCTTTGCCTCTGTTTTTAGGATGGATATTTCCGCACATATTTACTCCGGTTCACGTTATTTTCCTTGAATTAGTGATGGGACCCACATGTTCTATTGTTTATGAGAATGAGCCCATGGAAAAAAATACAATGAAACAGCCCCCAAGAGCTATGGGGGATACTTTTTTAAATTTAAATGAATTAGGGATCAGTATTGTGCAAGGGGTAACGATTACTCTGGGAGTTCTATTTATTTATCAGTTTACAATTCAGCACGGTGGCAGCGAAGAAAAGACAAGGGCAATGGTCTTCAGTACTTTGATTTTTGCCAATATATTACTGAGCTTTGTCAACAGGTCATTCTTTTATAGTGTGTTGGAAAGTTTCAAAAACCGCAATCCTTTACTCATCGGTATTTCTGCTTTAGTACTGATGATGCTTTTAGCCATATTATATGTAAAGCCGATTTCTTTATTCTTTAAAGTAACTGCACTTAGTATAAGCGAATTGGGGATGACTGTTTTCGTTGCAGCGGTTTCTGTTTTATGGTTTGAGATCTATAAATATGTAAAAAGAATAAGAAAAGCAAAAGCATAG
- a CDS encoding BON domain-containing protein — MKTNAELQKNVQDVIKWEPLLHAAKDGVVSLAGEVDHYAKKIEAENAAKKVVGVKVLVENIIVKSPDSLSKTDNEIANEIVEVFKSNAFIPENIIKVIVENGQVTLEGEVQWGYQRKIIKNAIHLLPGVKAIINHIRIKSEIIDEIKQKDIEHAMKLNWVVYNSDIHIKVSGTTVTLTGTVNSWHQKEEANRIAWKTTGIQHVDNRLFVDYEYSKNS; from the coding sequence ATGAAAACAAATGCTGAATTACAAAAGAATGTGCAGGATGTCATTAAGTGGGAACCATTATTACATGCTGCAAAAGATGGTGTGGTTTCTCTTGCGGGAGAAGTTGACCACTATGCAAAAAAAATAGAAGCCGAAAATGCTGCAAAAAAAGTAGTTGGAGTAAAAGTTTTAGTAGAAAATATCATCGTAAAATCTCCAGATTCCTTATCAAAAACCGATAATGAAATTGCCAATGAAATCGTAGAAGTTTTTAAATCCAATGCATTTATTCCGGAGAATATAATCAAAGTAATTGTTGAAAACGGGCAGGTAACTTTAGAGGGTGAAGTGCAATGGGGCTATCAGAGAAAAATTATAAAAAATGCAATACATCTTCTTCCCGGTGTAAAAGCGATCATCAATCATATCAGAATCAAATCAGAAATAATAGATGAAATCAAACAAAAAGATATTGAACATGCCATGAAATTGAACTGGGTGGTATACAATAGCGATATTCATATAAAGGTATCCGGCACTACGGTGACTTTAACTGGAACCGTAAATTCATGGCATCAAAAAGAAGAAGCCAACCGGATTGCATGGAAAACTACTGGGATACAGCATGTTGACAACAGGCTATTCGTAGATTATGAATATTCAAAAAATAGTTGA
- a CDS encoding YceI family protein codes for MHDWEMTGSASTFSGTVSGNTITNVTFTVPVRNLKAEKGKTMEKKAYDALKADKAPNISFTATSINLGKSNATGKLTIAGATKTVAFPISVVKKGNAYIIDGSETIKMSEFGMERPGFMGIKTGDVVTVKVNVVAD; via the coding sequence ATGCATGATTGGGAAATGACCGGCTCCGCTTCGACCTTTTCAGGAACTGTTTCAGGGAACACAATTACTAATGTGACCTTCACCGTCCCTGTTAGAAACTTGAAGGCAGAAAAGGGCAAGACGATGGAAAAGAAAGCCTACGATGCATTGAAGGCAGACAAAGCTCCGAACATATCTTTCACAGCTACTTCCATCAATCTCGGCAAGAGCAATGCCACAGGGAAACTGACGATTGCAGGAGCTACTAAAACCGTTGCGTTCCCAATATCCGTTGTAAAAAAAGGAAACGCCTACATCATTGACGGATCCGAAACTATCAAAATGTCAGAATTCGGAATGGAGCGCCCTGGGTTTATGGGGATCAAAACCGGTGATGTTGTCACTGTAAAAGTAAATGTAGTAGCAGATTAA
- a CDS encoding YceI family protein: MKPFYTVLLFLFSATMISAQENFVKINGSTNVNRFQFINTTFKNDRSSYSFSEKNLPNIILKVSDFDCKNKMMVKDFQKILNAEKYPEMTIRFISLTKDQKILLAVIEVKMMNQSKRYQVELYIQNNKLIGRKNVKFSDFNIIPPKKMGGMIVVNDDLDLIFSLVMRI, encoded by the coding sequence ATGAAACCTTTCTATACAGTACTGCTCTTCTTATTTTCTGCAACAATGATCTCGGCTCAGGAAAATTTTGTGAAAATTAATGGCAGTACAAATGTCAACCGTTTCCAATTCATCAACACCACATTTAAAAATGACCGCAGTTCTTATTCTTTCTCAGAAAAAAATCTACCCAATATCATTTTGAAAGTGAGCGATTTTGATTGCAAGAACAAGATGATGGTTAAGGACTTCCAAAAAATACTGAATGCTGAAAAATACCCTGAGATGACGATCAGATTCATCAGCCTTACCAAAGATCAAAAAATTCTTCTTGCAGTCATAGAGGTAAAGATGATGAATCAAAGTAAGAGGTATCAGGTAGAATTATATATACAAAATAACAAATTAATAGGTCGCAAAAATGTGAAATTCAGTGATTTCAACATCATACCTCCGAAAAAGATGGGCGGAATGATCGTCGTGAACGACGACCTCGACCTGATATTCAGTCTGGTTATGAGAATTTAG